Within the Sulfuriferula thiophila genome, the region AGGCATCGAACAAAGCTACGAAAACCAGTTGCATGGCACTACCGGTGCGGAACAGGTGGAAACCGATGCAGGCGGCCATGCAGTGCGTACGCTATCGCACACCAACCCGATCTCCGGCGACAACCTGGTACTGAATCTCGACAGCAAATTGCAAGCCATTGCCGAACAGGCTTTCGGCAGCTATCGCGGCTCACTCGTAGCACTGGACCCGAAAACCGGGGGCGTGCTGGCCTTCGTCAGCCATCCCGAGTTCGATCCCAATTTATTTGTCGATGGCATCGACTCTACCAACTGGAATGCCCTTAACACCTCCCCTGACCGACCTCTGCTCAATCGCGCTTTACGTGGCGCTTATCCGGAAGGCTCGACTATCAAACCATTCATGGCGCTGGCCGGACTGCATTACGGGATACGCACGGCAACGGATACCATTTCCGACCCAGGCTTCTTTTCCCTGCCCGGCAGCAGCCACCGCTACCGCGACTGGAAACCAAGCGGCCACGGCACCGTCGACATGCACAATTCCATCGTGCAATCATGCGATACCTATTATTACCGCCTTGCCAACGACTTGGGCATAGATCGCATGCACAGCTATTTATCGCAATTCGGCTTCGGGCAGAAAACCGGCATCGATATGAATGGTGAGTTAGCCGGCGTACTGCCGTCACGCGAATGGAAGGCAAAACATTCCAAACAGCCCTGGTTCCCCGGTGAAACGGTAATTGCCGGCATTGGTCAAGGCTACAACCTGGCCACGCCGTTGCAATTGGCCGTTGCCACAGCAGCGCTGGCCAACGGTGGCACTACATTGCGACCGCAGATCGTGCAGGCCATTATCGATAGCCGCACTGGACAGCGTCACGTTATTGCGCCACAAGTGATCGCCCACGCCGACATTACCCCCGCTCATCTGCAAACGATAGTGAACGCCATGATCGACGTCACCCGTCCCGGCGGAACGGCTTCGGTCGCCAGCGCCGGGGCCCCTTATCTGATTGCAGCTAAAACCGGCACCGCGCAAGTGGTCGGCATACGCCAGAATGAAAAGTATAATGCCAGTAAACTTCTGGCAGCACACCGGGATCATGCACTATTCATTGCCTTTGCCCCTGCTGACGCACCCAGAATTGCCATTGCAGTACTGGTAGAGAACGGCGGCCACGGCGGCACATCGGCGGCCCCCATCGCCCGTGCGGTGATGGATTACTACTTGCTGGGCAAGCTGCCCAAAGCCATGACAGCGGCACCGGAAACCAGCGCAGGAGACAATGTCAATGCGGATTAAACGCTGGCTGATCAAGATTGCCGCGCATCTGGACTACCCGCTGCTACTGCTGTTATTTGCGCTGATGCTGCTCAGTCTCTTCGTGCAATACAGCGCCGCAGGTGAGGACAACACCAGGCTGTTGGCACACGGCATCAATATGCTGGTTGCGCTGACTGTCATGGTCATGGTCGCCAATACCCCGCCGCAGTACCTGCTTGCGTTGGCAGTGCCGCTCTATACTGTTGGTGTGGTGCTGCTGATCGGCGTTGCCCTGTTTGGTGATGTGGTCAATGGCTCGCGACGCTGGCTGCATGTCGGCGTTACCCGCATCCAGCCCTCGGAAATCATGAAAATCGCCATGCCGCTGATGCTGGCCTGGTACTTTCACTATCACGAAGCCACGCTGCGCCTCAAAGATTACGGCATCGGCGCTATCCTGCTGGTGATACCGGTTGCACTGGTCGCACGTCAACCCGACCTGGGCACGGCCTTGCTGATTTCCGCATCCGGATTTTATGTGCTGTTTTTCGCCGGATTACCCTGGCGCATCATGGCCGGCATGGTCGTCATTGCTGGCGCCAGTATGCCGGTGCTCTGGCATTTTCTGCATGATTACCAGAAGAACCGCGTACTCACCTTGCTCGACCCAACCACAGACCCACTGGGCGCGGGCTACCATATCATCCAGTCCACCATCGCCATTGGTTCTGGCGGCAGCTTCGGCAAAGGCTGGCTGCAAGGCACCCAGACCCATCTGGATTTCCTGCCCGAACACACCACGGATTTTGTATTTGCTGTATTTGGCGAAGAGTTCGGGTTACTGGGCAATATTTTATTACTGATACTTTATCTGGCTATCATCGCTCGCGGCCTGACTATCGCAGCAAATGCACCGACCCTGTTTGCGCGACTTATGGCAGGCAGTGTTACCTTAGCATTCTTCACCTACGCTTTTGTCAACATGGGCATGGTCTCTGGTATCTTGCCCGTTGTCGGTGTACCCTTACCGATGATGAGTTATGGTGGTACCGCTATGGTGATAGTGATGCTGGGTTTTGGTATTTTAATGAGCGTTAAAACGCACCGGAAACTATTAAAATCATGATCAGACTACTAAGCTTAATTATTATTGCAAGCCTTGCTGGTTGCGCCAGCACGCCACCAGCACGCCAACCTGCTCCCGGCAAACTCGAGCCTGCACCAGCCACCATCGCAGGAAATCATAAGCCTGGCGGTTATTATCTGGATGATGGCCCTGGCGACAACCCGCCAGCCAATATTGATGCTATTCCCGATGCGGTACCCAAAATCGAAACCTTGCATAAATACGCCAATCGTCCTTATGTCGCCTTAGGACAGGAATACTCGCCATCCACTACAGCGACATCGTATCAGGAACAGGGGTTAGCTTCCTGGTATGGCCGCCGTTTTAATGGTAAACGCACAGCATCCGGCGAAACGTATGATATGTACGGCATGACAGCAGCTCACCGCACCCTGCCTATTCCCAGTTATGCGCGCGTCAAGTCCCTGGCCAGCGGCAAATCGGTTATCGTCCGCATCAATGACAGAGGCCCCTTCCATAGCAAACGCATCATTGATTTATCTTATACTGCTGCCCATAAATTAGGCATCTCACAAGGCGGCAGCGGCATGGTGGAAGTCACCGCCATTACTCCGGCTGAAATCAGCCAGGGCAAGGATCTCAACGCCAAATCCACAGGCATCTTTCTCCAGTTAGGCAGCTTTGGCAGTCGTGAAAATGCCGAAAAACTGCTGGCGCAAGCCACCACCAAACTCAATAAAGCCAGTGCCGCACTGGTAATCATGAACAAAGCGGACCGCTACCGCGTTGCATTGGGGCCGTATAATGACGATGACAGCGCAAAATCAGCCGCCCATGAAATCGAAACGCGCATGAACTTAAAACCCATTCGCGTTGTCCTGGAATAGATTACCTGTAGCACTTTCAATTACTCACCGACCTAAACATGAAATCATTTATCGTTTTTCTATTACTTTGTTTCAGCACCGCAAGTCTCGCCATTGATTTACCGAGCGCTCCACCACCGCAATTAGCCGCCAAAGCCTGGTTACTGATGGATGTAAACAACGGCCAGATTCTGGTGCAACAGGATGGCGACCGCCGCATCGAGCCCGCATCCCTGACCAAACTGATGAGTGCTTATTTGACCTTCGCCGCTATCAAACAGGGCCGCCTGAAGCTGACCGACGTTGTTCCCGTTTCCGAGAAAGCCTGGAAAACCGAAGGCTCGCGCATGTTTATTGAGCCCAATAAACCGGTGACTGTCGATGAATTACTGCACGGCATGATCATCCAGTCCGGTAACGATGCCACCATCGCGCTGGCTGAAGCGGTTGGCGGTAGCGAACCCGGTTTTGTGGTGATGATGAACAAGCAAGCCCAGCTACTGGGCATGACCCACACCCACTTCGTCACCTCCACCGGCTTGCCCGACCCACAGCATTACACTACGGCACATGACCTGAGCCTGATTGCCACCGCCATCATTCGCGACTTCCCGGAATTTCATCCGCTGTATTCCATCAAGGAATATCGCTACAACAACATCACCCAGCCTAACCGCAATCGCCTGCTGTGGAGCGACCCAACCGTCGACGGCATGAAAACCGGCCATACCGAAAGTGCCGGCTATTGCCTGATCGCCTCTGCCCATCGTGGCCAGCGCAGACTATTATCCGTGGTGCTGGGCGCTGCCTCGGATGGCCTGCGCGCAGCAGAGAGTCAGCGCCTGCTGAATTATGGCTTCCAATTCTTTGATAGCGTCAAACTCTACGCCAAAGATCAGCCGGTCACGACCCTCAAAGTATGGAAAGGCCATGACAGCAGCATTAAAGTCGGCTTTACCCGCGACATCTATTTGAGCATGCCGCGCGGCCGTAATAAAGATATCAAAACCACTCTGACTACCCGTCAGCCTTTGCTGGCACCGCTCAGCAGAGGTCAGGTAGTGGGTACGTTAAGCGTGACTCTGGACAACAAAGTTCTCGCCCAATATCAATTGCAAGCATTGGAAAATGTCGGTGTTGCCAGCATCTTTGGCCGCACCTGGGATAGCCTGATGCTGAAATTCAAGTGAGCCGATGATGAGTGAAATCAAACCCGAAGACAGCCTGATCGTATATCCCAGCGATTTCCCCATCAAGATTATGGGAGCGACCCATCCGGAATTTGAGCAGAGCATCACCTCGCTGGTGCTGCAACATGCGCCGGATTTTGATGTCAGCACCATAGAATGCCGGCCAAGCAAGGCGGGAAATTACCAAAGCGTCACCTGCACCATCCGCGCCACTTCACGCGAACAGCTCGATAATCTGTATCGTGCACTGACCGCGCATGAAATGGTCAAAGTGGTGCTGTAATTGCCTGGCAACATCTTACTGCGCCATCTGGGGCAGGTAGAATACCTGCCCACCTGGCTTGCCATGCAGGAATTCACCGCCCGGCGTGGCCCGGACACCGCTGACGAAATCTGGCTACTGGAACACCCACCGGTTTATACCTTAGGCCAGGCCGGCAAGCCGGAACACCTGTTGCAAATCACGGACATCCCGCTGGTCAACATAGACCGCGGGGGGCAGATCACTTACCACGGTCCCGGCCAAATCGTGGCCTATCTACTGATAGATCTTAAACGCCGTGGCTACGGAGTGCGCGACCTAGTGACGCGCATAGAGCAAACCATTATCAACCTGCTGGCTGAGCACCACATCCAGGCTCAACGCCTGACCAATGCTCCCGGCGTTTACGTGGATAATGCAAAAATCGCCGCATTAGGGCTACGCATTAAACACGGATGCAGTTATCATGGACTCGCACTCAATGTTGATATGGACTTAAGCCCATTCAGCTACATTAATCCGTGCGGCTATCAAGGCATGGCCGTCACACAAATGCGGGATTTTGGCGTTACCACGCCGATGGCACAGCTTGCCGAATCGCTCAGCACCCATTTAATTCAGCAAATCACGCTCACACAGAATAGTTAAAACATCATGGCCGATATCAAACTCCATAAAGGCGAAGCCAAAACCGCCCGTATCCCGATCAAAATCGTTCCACAGGAACGCCTGAAAATGCCGTCCTGGATACGCGCCAAGTCGCCCAATTCGCCCGAAGTTGCCGCACTCAAAGCCGTTTTGCGCGAGCAAAAACTGCACACCGTCTGCGAAGAAGCCTCCTGCCCCAACCTGGGCGAATGCTTCAAACACGGCACCGCCACCTTCATGATCCTCGGCGATTTATGCACACGGCGCTGCCCGTTCTGCGATGTCGGCCATGGCAAACCGTTGCCGCCCGACGCCGAAGAACCCGCACACCTTGCCCACACCATCGCCGCGATGAAACTAAAATACGTTGTCATCACCAGCGTAGATCGCGATGATTTACGCGATGGTGGCGCACAGCACTTTGTAGACTGCATTAGCCAAGTCCGCATAGCAGCACCCAACACCCGTATCGAGGTACTGGTACCCGACTTTCGCGGTCGGCTGAACATTGCCCTCGACATCTTTGACAGCGCACCACCCGACGTCATGAACCACAATCTGGAAACAGTACCGCGCCTGTATAAAGCTGCGCGACCGGGTGCCGATTACGCCCACTCACTGCAACTGCTCAAAGATTTCAAAGCGCGTCATCCGCACATTCCAACCAAGTCCGGCATCATGGTCGGACTTGGTGAAACCGATGAAGAAGTTCTGGCAGTCATGCGCGACCTGCGTGCCCATGATGTCGACATGCTGACTATAGGACAATATTTACAGCCGTCCGGACACCACATTCCGTTAACCCGCTATGTGACACCCGAGCAATTCAGTGTTTTTGAAGCCGAAGCGATAGCCATGGGCTTCAAACATGCCGCCTGCGGGCCTATGGTGCGCAGCAGCTATCATGCCGATCAACAGGCGCAAGGAATTTCTACCTGAGATTTTATGCATAGCTAATTATGAATGCACGTCGTAATTCATCTGAAGCAGCCATTGTCGAATTAGTCACTTAAAAACATAGATTCCACCCGCTTCAGTGAACACATTATGATTTAGGAACTGGACGGGAGTGAAGCCAATGAGTAGCGCAATATATACCGCAGAAATTAAGGCAGAAGCATTTAAATTAGTAGGAAATGTCCATTAGATAGTTGAAATTTAATGTCCGCTTTCCTTTGCTCAGCGAGCATTCAATAAACAGACCATAAATGGTCGAATTGGATCGCATACAGAAATTCAAATTTCAAGAAAACTACCTATTACGCTACCCCCAACAACGTCAGCATCACAAACGCCGCAAACAACGCAAAATGCGTCATGCCTTCGATGGCGTTTGATTCGCCATCGTGCAGGTTATTCATCGTCACCAGAAAAGTCACCAGCAGCATCCCCGCCTGTATCGGGGTCAGCGCCATATCGATACGTGCCCCGGTAAACAGGGCAATGCCTTCTATCACCGGCAAGGTCAGCAAAACTGTTGCCAGCGAAGCACCCAGCGCGATATTAACAGTGGTCTGCATACGATCGCTGCGTGCGGCATTCAATGCCGCCATCAGCTCCGGGCTGGCGGAAACCAGCGCAACCATGACAGCAGGAATCGCCAGCGGCAATCCTG harbors:
- a CDS encoding YbeD family protein; protein product: MMSEIKPEDSLIVYPSDFPIKIMGATHPEFEQSITSLVLQHAPDFDVSTIECRPSKAGNYQSVTCTIRATSREQLDNLYRALTAHEMVKVVL
- the lipB gene encoding lipoyl(octanoyl) transferase LipB, translated to MPGNILLRHLGQVEYLPTWLAMQEFTARRGPDTADEIWLLEHPPVYTLGQAGKPEHLLQITDIPLVNIDRGGQITYHGPGQIVAYLLIDLKRRGYGVRDLVTRIEQTIINLLAEHHIQAQRLTNAPGVYVDNAKIAALGLRIKHGCSYHGLALNVDMDLSPFSYINPCGYQGMAVTQMRDFGVTTPMAQLAESLSTHLIQQITLTQNS
- the mrdA gene encoding penicillin-binding protein 2, which translates into the protein MNRPAEIKYYRAELAGFRQRIVIAAGFVIVLFLVLIARFVYVQVLEHDRYFTLAESNRISIVPTPPTRGIILDRNGVILAHNFSAYTLELTPSKIDDLDATIDELAKLVEITPANRKNFTKIMAESRNFETLPLRTHLTDDEVARVAANRYRLPGVEVKARLFRQYPQGVSASHLIGYIGRINDADLKELQSDKRFDNYRGTDHIGKVGIEQSYENQLHGTTGAEQVETDAGGHAVRTLSHTNPISGDNLVLNLDSKLQAIAEQAFGSYRGSLVALDPKTGGVLAFVSHPEFDPNLFVDGIDSTNWNALNTSPDRPLLNRALRGAYPEGSTIKPFMALAGLHYGIRTATDTISDPGFFSLPGSSHRYRDWKPSGHGTVDMHNSIVQSCDTYYYRLANDLGIDRMHSYLSQFGFGQKTGIDMNGELAGVLPSREWKAKHSKQPWFPGETVIAGIGQGYNLATPLQLAVATAALANGGTTLRPQIVQAIIDSRTGQRHVIAPQVIAHADITPAHLQTIVNAMIDVTRPGGTASVASAGAPYLIAAKTGTAQVVGIRQNEKYNASKLLAAHRDHALFIAFAPADAPRIAIAVLVENGGHGGTSAAPIARAVMDYYLLGKLPKAMTAAPETSAGDNVNAD
- the rodA gene encoding rod shape-determining protein RodA; this encodes MRIKRWLIKIAAHLDYPLLLLLFALMLLSLFVQYSAAGEDNTRLLAHGINMLVALTVMVMVANTPPQYLLALAVPLYTVGVVLLIGVALFGDVVNGSRRWLHVGVTRIQPSEIMKIAMPLMLAWYFHYHEATLRLKDYGIGAILLVIPVALVARQPDLGTALLISASGFYVLFFAGLPWRIMAGMVVIAGASMPVLWHFLHDYQKNRVLTLLDPTTDPLGAGYHIIQSTIAIGSGGSFGKGWLQGTQTHLDFLPEHTTDFVFAVFGEEFGLLGNILLLILYLAIIARGLTIAANAPTLFARLMAGSVTLAFFTYAFVNMGMVSGILPVVGVPLPMMSYGGTAMVIVMLGFGILMSVKTHRKLLKS
- the lipA gene encoding lipoyl synthase, whose translation is MADIKLHKGEAKTARIPIKIVPQERLKMPSWIRAKSPNSPEVAALKAVLREQKLHTVCEEASCPNLGECFKHGTATFMILGDLCTRRCPFCDVGHGKPLPPDAEEPAHLAHTIAAMKLKYVVITSVDRDDLRDGGAQHFVDCISQVRIAAPNTRIEVLVPDFRGRLNIALDIFDSAPPDVMNHNLETVPRLYKAARPGADYAHSLQLLKDFKARHPHIPTKSGIMVGLGETDEEVLAVMRDLRAHDVDMLTIGQYLQPSGHHIPLTRYVTPEQFSVFEAEAIAMGFKHAACGPMVRSSYHADQQAQGIST
- a CDS encoding septal ring lytic transglycosylase RlpA family protein, whose protein sequence is MIRLLSLIIIASLAGCASTPPARQPAPGKLEPAPATIAGNHKPGGYYLDDGPGDNPPANIDAIPDAVPKIETLHKYANRPYVALGQEYSPSTTATSYQEQGLASWYGRRFNGKRTASGETYDMYGMTAAHRTLPIPSYARVKSLASGKSVIVRINDRGPFHSKRIIDLSYTAAHKLGISQGGSGMVEVTAITPAEISQGKDLNAKSTGIFLQLGSFGSRENAEKLLAQATTKLNKASAALVIMNKADRYRVALGPYNDDDSAKSAAHEIETRMNLKPIRVVLE
- a CDS encoding D-alanyl-D-alanine carboxypeptidase family protein; amino-acid sequence: MKSFIVFLLLCFSTASLAIDLPSAPPPQLAAKAWLLMDVNNGQILVQQDGDRRIEPASLTKLMSAYLTFAAIKQGRLKLTDVVPVSEKAWKTEGSRMFIEPNKPVTVDELLHGMIIQSGNDATIALAEAVGGSEPGFVVMMNKQAQLLGMTHTHFVTSTGLPDPQHYTTAHDLSLIATAIIRDFPEFHPLYSIKEYRYNNITQPNRNRLLWSDPTVDGMKTGHTESAGYCLIASAHRGQRRLLSVVLGAASDGLRAAESQRLLNYGFQFFDSVKLYAKDQPVTTLKVWKGHDSSIKVGFTRDIYLSMPRGRNKDIKTTLTTRQPLLAPLSRGQVVGTLSVTLDNKVLAQYQLQALENVGVASIFGRTWDSLMLKFK